In Drosophila santomea strain STO CAGO 1482 chromosome 2L, Prin_Dsan_1.1, whole genome shotgun sequence, a single window of DNA contains:
- the LOC120454864 gene encoding odorant receptor 42b produces MVFKLIRPAPLTEQKRSRDGCIYLYRAMKFIGWLPPKQGVLRYVYLTWTLMTFVWCTTYLPLGFLGSYMTQIKAFSPGEFLTSLQVCINAYGSSVKVAITYSMLWRLIKAKNILDQLDLRCTAMEEREKIHRVVARSNHAFLIFTFVYCGYAGSTYLSSVLSGRPPWQLYNPFIDWHDGTLKLWVASTLEYMVMSGAVLQDQLSDTYPLIYTLILRAHLDMLRERIRRLRSDGNLSEAESYEELVKCVMDHKLILRYCAIIKPVISGTIFTQFLLIGLVLGLTLINVFFFSDIWTGIASFMFVITILLQTFPFCYTCNLIMEDCESLTHAIFQSNWVDASRRYKTTLLYFLQNVQQPIVFIAGGIFQISMSSNISVAKFAFSVITITKQMNIADKFKTD; encoded by the exons ATGGTCTTTAAGCTGATACGTCCCGCTCCACTCACGGAGCAGAAACGGTCCCGTGATGGCTGCATCTACCTCTACCGTGCCATGAAGTTCATTGGATGGCTTCCCCCTAAGCAGGGGGTGCTCCGGTATGTGTACCTCACCTGGACGCTCATGACGTTTGTGTGGTGTACAACGTATCTGCCGCTTGGCTTCCTTGGTAGCTACATGACGCAGATCAAGGCCTTCTCCCCGGGAGAATTTCTCACTTCACTTCAGGTGTGCATTAATGCCTACGGCTCCTCGGTAAAAGTGGCAATCACATACTCCATGCTCTGGCGCCTGATAAAGGCCAAGAACATATTGGACCAGCTAGACCTGCGCTGCACCGCCATGGAGGAGCGCGAAAAGATCCACCGAGTGGTGGCTCGCAGCAACCATGCCTTTCTCATCTTTACATTTGTCTACTGCGGCTATGCCGGTTCCACCTACCTGAGCTCGGTTTTAAGTGGGCGTCCGCCCTGGCAGCTGTACAATCCCTTTATTGATTGGCATGACGGCACACTCAAGCTCTGGGTGGCCTCCACTTTGGAGTACATGGTGATGTCAGGCGCCGTGCTACAGGATCAACTGTCGGATACGTATCCGTTGATTTACACCCTCATCCTTCGCGCTCACTTGGACATGCTAAGGGAGCGCATTCGACGCCTCCGTTCCGACGGGAACCTGAGCGAGGCCGAAAGCTATGAAGAGCTGGTCAAATGCGTAATGGACCACAAGCTAATTCTAAG ATACTGCGCTATCATTAAACCAGTAATCTCAGGGACCATCTTCACACAGTTTCTGCTGATCGGCCTGGTTCTGGGATTGACGCTGATCAATGTATTTTTCTTCTCAGACATCTGGACGGGCATCGCATCCTTCATGTTTGTCATAACCATTTTACTGCAGACGTTCCCCTTCTGCTACACATGCAACCTTATCATGGAGGACTGCGAGTCCCTGACCCATGCCATTTTCCAGTCCAACTGGGTGGATGCCAGTCGTCGCTACAAGACAACATTACTGTATTTTCTTCAAAACGTGCAGCAGCCTATCGTTTTCATTGCCGGCGGCATCTTTCAGATATCCATGAGTAGCAACATAAGT GTGGCAAAGTTTGCTTTCTCCGTGATAACCATTACCAAGCAAATGAATATAGCTGACAAATTTAAGACGGACTAA
- the LOC120453548 gene encoding uncharacterized protein LOC120453548, with translation MANPFRWCRMSHDCVLQINVVLVVVGLIFLLDVLSHLYLKVVMFPGLRLYPVALRPWLFWVRALTMVAYILNAVLGIFMARHPSVLKFAGYMLIGCVVLLYTISIGVTRFMYRGRFEFFVEMLVLQMWVRNSLGKVEVEFECCGKTSVVDYQTASSNRTWPIGCCCGEQNCTGCTSKLSKYLWTIEMDVARDNIIVSVVLFVAMIVMVLHFKDVQSLDDTGDLEESSELGVDDSDAKE, from the coding sequence ATGGCTAATCCGTTTCGCTGGTGTCGCATGTCACACGACTGCGTCTTGCAGATTAATGTGGTTCTGGTGGTGGTCGGACTGATCTTTCTGCTTGACGTGCTCAGCCACCTCTATCTAAAGGTGGTCATGTTTCCGGGCCTACGTCTATACCCGGTCGCCTTGCGCCCCTGGCTTTTTTGGGTACGCGCTCTGACCATGGTTGCCTACATATTGAACGCGGTTCTTGGGATTTTCATGGCCCGACATCCTTCCGTCTTAAAGTTCGCGGGTTATATGCTTATAGGCTGCGTGGTGTTGCTGTACACAATTAGCATTGGAGTGACTCGCTTCATGTATCGCGGAAGATTCGAGTTCTTCGTCGAGATGCTGGTACTGCAGATGTGGGTAAGAAACAGTCTTGGCAAGGTCGAAGTGGAGTTTGAGTGCTGCGGAAAGACCAGCGTAGTTGACTACCAGACAGCCTCGAGCAACCGTACCTGGCCCattggctgctgctgcggggAGCAGAACTGCACCGGATGCACCTCAAAGCTTAGCAAGTACCTGTGGACCATCGAGATGGATGTGGCGAGGGATAATATTATCGTATCCGTGGTCTTGTTCGTGGCCATGATCGTCATGGTTTTACACTTTAAGGATGTGCAATCCCTGGACGACACTGGTGATTTGGAGGAGTCTTCAGAACTGGGCGTAGACGACTCGGACGCTAAAGAATAA